Proteins encoded together in one Rutidosis leptorrhynchoides isolate AG116_Rl617_1_P2 unplaced genomic scaffold, CSIRO_AGI_Rlap_v1 contig294, whole genome shotgun sequence window:
- the LOC139882636 gene encoding uncharacterized protein — protein MENFDQIDYYGVLGVANDASNEEIKRAYRKLAMEWHPDRWTNKSPSMLGEANSRFQQIQEAYSVLSDPGKRTMYDTGLYDPYDDEEEGCSDFFHEMMSLMAQTRREEKVYSLEELQGMFTEMAQGFEQNYNPWTYGQCERSQWEVPQYPMADSMFYASSGLNMYGSPNNYCC, from the exons ATGGAAAATTTTGATCAAATTGATTACTATGGAGTTCTTGGTGTTGCTAATGATGCTTCTAATGAGGAAATCAAGCGTGCTTATCGGAAACTTGCAATG GAATGGCATCCAGATAGGTGGACTAATAAATCCCCATCTATGTTAGGGGAAGCTAATAGCAGATTCCAGCAGATCCAAGAAGCCTATTCAGTGTTATCCGATCCGGGGAAGAGGACAATGTATGATACAGGGCTTTATGATCCTTATGACGATGAGGAAGAA GGATGTTCTGATTTTTTCCATGAAATGATGTCTCTCATGGCACAGACAAGAAGAGAG GAGAAAGTATATAGTTTGGAAGAGCTGCAGGGCATGTTTACAGAAATGGCACAAGGGTTTGAACAGAATTATAACCCTTGGACTTACGGACAATGCGAAAGATCACAATGGGAAGTTCCACAATATCCTATGGCAGACTCGATGTTCTACGCCTCATCTGGCTTAAATATGTATGGATCACCGAATAACTATTGCTGCTAG